The following coding sequences are from one Lolium rigidum isolate FL_2022 chromosome 6, APGP_CSIRO_Lrig_0.1, whole genome shotgun sequence window:
- the LOC124668284 gene encoding aspartyl protease family protein 2-like, whose protein sequence is MLMAPPPLLSLSALLLLLAASASDAAAKPVQTQSFLATPLSPERTSAPSELARDDDKDLFADNLAAAEDATASTVRFSVVHRDDFAVDATAAELLAHRLERDGKRASGISAAAAAANATRGGSASGSGGVSAPVVSGLAQGSGEYFTKIGVGTPATPALMVLDTGSDVVWLQCAPCRRCYDQSGPVFDPRRSKSYGALDCAAPLCRRLDSGGCDLRRRACIYQVAYGDGSVTAGDFATETLTFAGGARVARVAVGCGHDNEGLFVAAAGLLGLGRGSLSFPAQISRRYGRSFSYCLVDRTSSATPASSRSSTVTFGSAALASTVASSFTPMVKNPRMETFYYVQLAGISVGGARVPGVANSDLRLDPSSGRGGVIVDSGTSVTRLARPAYSALRDAFRAAAAGLRLSPGGFSLFDTCYDLSGRKVVKVPTVSMHFVGGAEASLPPENYLIPVDSKGTFCFAFAGTDGGVSIIGNIQQQGFRVVFDGDGQRVAFVPKGC, encoded by the coding sequence ATGCTCATGGCGCCTCCGCCCTTGCTCTCGCTCTccgcgctcctcctcctgctcgccgcctccgcctccgatgCCGCCGCCAAGCCAGTCCAGACACAGTCCTTCCTCGCCACACCACTCTCGCCAGAACGTACTTCCGCCCCGTCCGAACTAGCCCGCGACGACGACAAGGACCTCTTCGCTGACAACCTCGCTGCTGCCGAGGACGCCACCGCGTCGACGGTCCGCTTCAGCGTGGTCCACCGGGACGACTTCGCGGTGGACGCCACCGCGGCCGAGCTGCTCGCGCACCGGCTGGAGCGGGACGGGAAGAGGGCGTCCGGGATCTCGGCTGCCGCGGCCGCGGCCAACGCCACGCGCGGTGGCAGCGCCAGCGGAAGCGGCGGCGTGTCGGCCCCGGTGGTGTCCGGGCTGGCGCAGGGGAGCGGGGAGTACTTCACCAAGATCGGGGTCGGCACGCCCGCGACGCCCGCGCTCATGGTGCTGGACACCGGCAGCGACGTGGTGTGGCTGCAGTGCGCGCCGTGCAGGCGCTGCTACGACCAGTCCGGCCCCGTGTTCGACCCGCGCCGCTCCAAGTCCTACGGCGCGCTCGACTGCGCCGCGCCGCTCTGCCGCAGGCTCGACTCCGGCGGCTGCGACCTGCGCCGCAGGGCCTGCATCTACCAGGTGGCCTACGGCGACGGCTCCGTCACCGCGGGGGACTTCGCCACCGAGACGCTCACCTTCGCGGGCGGCGCCCGCGTGGCGCGCGTCGCCGTGGGGTGCGGCCACGACAACGAGGGCCTcttcgtggcggcggcggggctcctggggctcggccgcggcagcctctccTTCCCGGCCCAGATCTCCCGCCGCTACGGCCGGAGCTTCTCCTACTGCCTCGTGGACCGCACCTcctcggccaccccggcctcctcccGGTCCTCCACCGTCACCTTCGGCTCCGCCGCGCTCGCCTCCACGGTCGCCTCGTCATTCACCCCGATGGTCAAGAACCCGCGGATGGAGACCTTCTACTACGTGCAGCTCGCCGGCATCAGCGTGGGCGGCGCGCGCGTGCCCGGCGTCGCCAACTCCGACCTCCGCCTCGACCCGTCCTCCGGCCGCGGCGGCGTCATCGTCGACTCCGGCACCTCCGTCACCCGCCTCGCCCGCCCGGCCTACTCCGCGCTGCGCGACGCGTTccgggccgccgccgcgggcCTCCGCCTCTCCCCCGGCGGGTTCTCGCTCTTCGACACGTGCTACGACCTCAGCGGCCGCAAGGTGGTCAAGGTGCCCACCGTGTCCATGCACTTCGTGGGGGGCGCGGAGGCGTCGCTGCCGCCGGAGAACTACCTCATCCCGGTGGACTCCAAGGGCACCTTCTGCTTCGCCTTCGCCGGCACGGACGGCGGCGTCTCCATCATCGGCAACATCCAGCAGCAGGGATTCCGGGTCGTCTTCGACGGCGACGGCCAGCGCGTCGCCTTCGTGCCCAAGGGCTGTTGA